A window of the Streptomyces formicae genome harbors these coding sequences:
- a CDS encoding DUF5936 domain-containing protein, translating to MIGLALALVLALCVAGAFHGIRMYRADAKLPGDLAVALEVGATRTTAVGSAVDRLGMRYAPAILRMMGPARVNKVRRKIDLAGNPGGLTIDRYAARRAVYGFLGLFGAFAMLLRGQAFLALFMIAFGVFWVEIGIVAAIRQRKDQIERTLPDFLDVLAVVVSAGLGFREALERVAEKYEGPWADELRITLRQMDMGVSRRQAFDELRRRNDSEQVAQFVTALQQGEELGAPIVDTLIQIANDMRRTDAQNARRRAAKAVPKATLTITSIMVPATMILLVAAFVYGANADFSSIGG from the coding sequence ATGATCGGACTCGCTCTCGCCCTGGTACTCGCACTCTGCGTGGCCGGAGCCTTCCACGGGATCCGGATGTACCGGGCCGACGCCAAACTCCCCGGCGACCTCGCCGTCGCCCTGGAGGTCGGCGCCACCCGCACCACCGCCGTCGGCTCGGCCGTCGACCGCCTCGGCATGCGCTACGCCCCGGCCATCCTGCGCATGATGGGCCCGGCCCGGGTCAACAAGGTCCGCCGCAAGATCGACCTCGCAGGCAACCCCGGCGGCCTCACCATCGACCGCTACGCCGCACGCCGGGCCGTCTACGGCTTCCTCGGACTCTTCGGCGCCTTCGCCATGCTCCTGCGGGGCCAGGCGTTCCTCGCCCTCTTCATGATCGCGTTCGGTGTCTTCTGGGTGGAGATCGGCATCGTCGCGGCCATCCGGCAGCGCAAGGACCAGATCGAACGCACCCTTCCGGACTTCCTCGACGTCCTCGCCGTCGTCGTCAGCGCCGGCCTCGGCTTCCGGGAGGCACTGGAGCGCGTCGCCGAGAAGTACGAAGGCCCCTGGGCCGACGAACTGCGCATCACCCTGCGCCAGATGGACATGGGCGTCAGCCGCCGCCAGGCATTCGACGAGCTGCGCAGGCGCAACGACTCCGAGCAGGTGGCCCAGTTCGTCACCGCCCTCCAGCAGGGCGAGGAACTCGGCGCACCGATCGTCGACACCCTCATCCAGATCGCCAACGACATGCGTCGCACGGACGCGCAGAACGCCCGCCGGCGGGCCGCCAAGGCCGTCCCGAAAGCCACGCTCACCATCACGTCGATCATGGTCCCGGCCACCATGATCCTGCTCGTCGCGGCCTTCGTGTACGGCGCCAACGCCGACTTCAGTTCGATCGGGGGCTGA
- a CDS encoding sensor histidine kinase, with the protein MALQIGRITGGLGPASLARAADSPDRLPTLAIQVNALQALCRQVFGFRLAMIALATPLALGAASSGPATYLVASGVLVTFMVSYVLFRDWERFGPLLLRHPALLAVDALFGSVLLITAGPESTLGYVTVCTPLLAGLVYGWRGAGIFACLQALILFAVYGAYGDAEATIRNSLLLPGFCVVAGAVGVTLRNLLLRFGTASQALTEARARLAVNEAVGGERARLAREMHDSVAKTLHGLALAADGLASSADRMDPLTVRHQAELVARSARRAAAESRELLSDLRRQGDLQASGMDIAEELSSRVADFGRRTGITARFRRTGAAPVPPVPYAVARQMLTVASEALENTHRHAHATQVTVETGIVDGALRVSVLDNGRGLPPGTTLDELRRAGHFGLVGMVERAAGIGARIRIGRGRTASGTEVRLDLPVAAILPTDPTARAHADH; encoded by the coding sequence GTGGCGCTGCAGATCGGGAGGATAACGGGGGGCCTCGGGCCGGCTTCGCTGGCCCGTGCCGCGGACAGCCCGGACCGCTTGCCGACCCTGGCCATCCAGGTGAACGCCCTCCAGGCGCTGTGCCGCCAGGTGTTCGGATTCCGGCTCGCGATGATCGCGCTCGCCACGCCCCTCGCCCTGGGCGCGGCGAGCAGTGGGCCGGCCACCTACCTCGTCGCATCAGGCGTGCTGGTCACCTTCATGGTCTCGTACGTGCTCTTCCGCGACTGGGAGCGATTCGGGCCCCTGCTGCTGCGCCACCCCGCGCTCCTCGCCGTCGACGCCCTGTTCGGCTCCGTCCTTCTCATCACCGCCGGCCCGGAAAGCACCCTCGGATACGTCACGGTCTGCACCCCGCTGCTGGCCGGGCTCGTCTACGGCTGGCGCGGCGCAGGCATCTTCGCCTGCCTCCAGGCGCTGATCCTCTTCGCCGTGTACGGGGCCTACGGGGACGCCGAGGCGACCATACGCAACTCCCTGCTGCTGCCCGGATTCTGCGTCGTCGCCGGCGCAGTCGGCGTGACCCTGCGCAACCTGCTGCTGCGCTTCGGCACCGCGAGCCAGGCCCTCACGGAGGCCCGTGCCCGCCTCGCCGTCAACGAGGCGGTCGGCGGGGAACGCGCCCGGCTGGCCCGGGAGATGCACGACTCGGTCGCCAAGACCCTGCACGGGCTCGCCCTGGCCGCCGACGGTCTCGCATCCTCGGCCGACCGGATGGACCCGCTCACCGTCCGGCACCAGGCCGAGCTGGTCGCCCGGTCCGCCCGCCGCGCCGCCGCCGAGTCCCGGGAACTCCTCAGTGACCTCCGCCGGCAGGGCGACCTCCAGGCGTCCGGCATGGACATCGCCGAGGAACTGTCCTCCCGCGTGGCCGACTTCGGACGGCGCACCGGCATCACGGCCCGGTTCCGCCGCACGGGAGCCGCGCCCGTGCCACCGGTGCCGTACGCCGTCGCCCGTCAGATGCTCACGGTCGCCTCCGAGGCGCTGGAGAACACCCACCGGCACGCCCACGCGACCCAGGTGACCGTCGAGACGGGAATCGTCGACGGAGCGCTGCGCGTGAGCGTCCTCGACAACGGACGCGGCCTTCCGCCCGGCACCACGCTCGACGAACTCCGCAGAGCCGGGCACTTCGGGCTGGTGGGCATGGTCGAGCGCGCGGCCGGAATCGGCGCGCGGATCCGGATCGGCCGCGGCCGTACGGCATCGGGCACCGAGGTGCGCCTGGACCTGCCCGTCGCCGCGATCCTGCCCACAGACCCGACCGCCAGGGCTCACGCGGACCACTGA
- a CDS encoding response regulator transcription factor, with product MPDEISRTSGQQFITPHVSQHTSSHTAPPHSEQTSHTVHPSAHVPVPQSAPTVPLRVVIADDNPVVRAGLTVLLGGRDDIHVVAEAADGQQALEAAHQHRPDVILLDVRMPGVDGISALPYLVQAAPVMMLTYSRESNIVQEALRLGAGGYLVHGEFTADQLVAAVRDVKEGRAHFTATAANALLAQFRGGGPGPGPAPGGAQQLPDGLGAAYQTPPQPGVPPQPIVSTSWNPSESASHLQSNVAQSSGRLGPEPGIQPAVPQPARSKDEFGLSSREVEVMDLIASGMSNQQIAATCFISEKTVKNHINRIFAKLHSTSRSEAIAVWLGTAHTGTGPERGAPGRG from the coding sequence ATGCCGGACGAGATCTCCCGGACATCGGGGCAGCAGTTCATCACCCCGCATGTCTCACAGCACACGTCGTCCCACACGGCTCCGCCCCACTCGGAGCAGACGTCGCACACCGTGCACCCATCCGCTCACGTTCCCGTCCCCCAGTCGGCCCCGACCGTTCCGCTGCGGGTCGTCATCGCCGATGACAACCCCGTGGTCAGAGCCGGTCTGACGGTGCTGCTCGGCGGACGCGACGACATCCACGTCGTCGCCGAGGCCGCCGACGGCCAGCAGGCGCTGGAGGCGGCCCATCAGCACCGGCCGGACGTGATCCTGCTCGACGTCCGCATGCCCGGGGTCGACGGCATCTCGGCGCTGCCCTACCTGGTGCAGGCGGCCCCGGTGATGATGCTGACCTACAGCCGCGAGAGCAACATCGTGCAGGAAGCCCTGAGACTGGGTGCGGGCGGCTACCTCGTCCACGGCGAGTTCACTGCGGACCAGCTCGTCGCCGCCGTACGCGATGTGAAGGAGGGCCGCGCCCACTTCACCGCCACCGCAGCGAACGCGCTCCTCGCCCAGTTCCGGGGCGGCGGCCCCGGACCCGGACCCGCGCCCGGCGGGGCTCAGCAACTGCCGGACGGTCTCGGTGCGGCGTATCAGACTCCACCGCAGCCCGGCGTGCCACCCCAGCCGATTGTCTCGACTTCATGGAACCCGAGCGAAAGTGCTTCGCATCTGCAATCGAATGTGGCACAGTCGTCGGGACGGCTCGGACCCGAGCCGGGCATCCAGCCGGCGGTGCCCCAACCCGCCCGCAGCAAGGACGAGTTCGGGCTGAGTTCACGGGAGGTGGAGGTGATGGACCTGATCGCGTCGGGCATGAGCAATCAGCAGATCGCCGCCACCTGCTTCATCAGTGAGAAGACCGTCAAGAACCACATCAATCGCATCTTCGCAAAGCTTCACAGTACGAGCAGGAGCGAGGCCATCGCGGTCTGGCTGGGCACGGCACACACAGGCACCGGTCCCGAGAGGGGAGCACCAGGCCGTGGCTGA
- a CDS encoding pilus assembly protein TadG-related protein has translation MPNRTAKDQGQAFPIYVVMVAGLLFLAFAFFAVGQASASRNSAQGAADAAALAAAQDARDKLTGAWLNDHLTDPTKWQDIFDGKLGLDDPSCPAATTFADKNDAAVELCDQFWSPELGYEVHVRTERPIGESIIPGTETEFGTASAKAVVKPLCTFELPDDLELLPTLTCKSGSWDLEDSLTDLPDAKDLFDVQLVD, from the coding sequence TTGCCGAACCGCACAGCGAAGGATCAAGGGCAGGCCTTCCCCATCTATGTAGTGATGGTGGCGGGCCTGCTCTTCCTCGCGTTCGCCTTCTTCGCAGTCGGCCAGGCGTCCGCCTCGCGCAACAGTGCACAGGGCGCGGCGGACGCCGCGGCGCTGGCAGCAGCTCAGGATGCGCGGGACAAGCTCACCGGGGCGTGGCTGAACGACCACCTCACTGATCCGACCAAGTGGCAGGACATCTTCGACGGCAAGCTCGGGCTGGACGACCCCTCGTGCCCGGCCGCAACGACGTTCGCCGACAAGAACGATGCCGCCGTCGAGCTCTGCGACCAGTTCTGGTCACCCGAACTGGGCTACGAAGTCCATGTCAGGACCGAGCGACCGATCGGCGAGTCGATCATTCCCGGAACCGAGACCGAGTTCGGGACGGCCAGTGCCAAAGCCGTGGTCAAGCCACTCTGCACCTTCGAGCTTCCCGATGACCTCGAACTCCTCCCCACGCTCACGTGCAAGAGCGGGAGCTGGGACCTCGAGGACAGCCTCACGGACCTGCCCGACGCGAAGGACCTCTTCGACGTCCAGTTGGTTGACTGA
- a CDS encoding OmpA family protein encodes MNINRMRMPSRVALSTVAAAIALTGASVITAGHAHADETPSVPPGTESSAEPPVEVDANSPGLKMVDGATLAPAKVLDIKSIVESEGGEERREDTNSDVKFALQAEVLFGKDSAKLSSAANARIAAIAAEIKKQDAKRVRVFGFTDNLGSAAHGDVLSKQRADAVHKVLQQQLGSAGVTFEIRGYGEQYPIADNSTEEGRKKNRRVEVSFPRGEGGSQG; translated from the coding sequence ATGAACATCAACCGAATGCGCATGCCATCCCGCGTCGCCCTGAGCACCGTCGCTGCGGCGATCGCGCTCACGGGAGCGAGTGTCATCACGGCGGGCCACGCCCATGCCGACGAGACCCCGAGCGTCCCGCCCGGCACCGAGTCCTCGGCAGAACCCCCCGTGGAGGTCGACGCCAACTCTCCGGGATTGAAGATGGTGGACGGGGCCACCCTCGCTCCCGCCAAGGTGCTGGACATCAAGTCCATCGTGGAGTCCGAGGGCGGCGAGGAGCGGCGCGAGGACACCAACTCCGACGTCAAGTTCGCCCTCCAGGCCGAAGTCCTCTTCGGCAAGGACAGCGCGAAGCTCTCCAGCGCGGCGAACGCCCGTATCGCGGCGATCGCCGCGGAGATCAAGAAGCAGGACGCAAAGAGGGTCCGGGTCTTCGGCTTCACGGACAACCTCGGCTCGGCCGCACACGGCGACGTGCTGTCCAAGCAGCGTGCCGACGCCGTGCACAAGGTGCTGCAGCAGCAACTGGGTTCAGCCGGGGTCACGTTCGAGATCCGCGGCTACGGCGAGCAGTACCCGATCGCCGACAACAGCACCGAGGAAGGCCGCAAGAAGAACCGGCGAGTGGAGGTCTCCTTCCCGCGTGGCGAGGGCGGCTCTCAGGGCTGA
- a CDS encoding Hint domain-containing protein produces MSRLRRLLRTSARRLPRTQARLVGLRTSQSGQSALEYLGLVLVVAAIVGALVGTGIGQELTRKISAQVSCIGGGPCDDGAAEQGTQAGDDGDDAGAGDDEGGDPGGPYDPAVDEGGANDEDVHVEDELPLPGDTGGPKSQAELDYEKALKELQDAQAAEKSDGDKAKEAAKELAKILADELGITDALDCITKGDMGACTETLINVLLSLVGGAVGKLAAKYGAPWKWKKAYELIQKLKKHGGDLYDGLKGLIKNRKKVSQAEDKLADTKKKLDAERQKKPDDKPTACPVSHSFLPGTPVLLADGRSIPIEAVRVGDRVTATDPYTGVSAPRRVTDTITTHKDKHFTQLTVLTGSGAAVLTATDTHPFWLPGQERWVDAGEIRAGDELQDPGGRALAVVAVRKFTEQRTTHDLTVAGTHTYYVLAGDAPVLVHNIDKSRYKHLDRPGYSNYVLVDKNGKVYYSGMFGGKQTQADVERRHSKNHNRFNPRNGDRMIVTPGKRTYGEARLLEQENADRYKTHIGKKGKDYRGNRQHPLDPKKRAEYADYQKQKKLGGCP; encoded by the coding sequence ATGTCACGCTTGCGTCGTCTCTTACGTACGAGCGCGCGACGGCTGCCGCGCACCCAGGCCCGCCTTGTGGGCCTGCGCACATCCCAGTCGGGGCAGTCGGCTCTCGAATACCTGGGCCTGGTCCTCGTGGTGGCCGCGATCGTCGGTGCCCTGGTGGGAACGGGCATCGGGCAGGAGCTCACGCGGAAGATCAGCGCGCAGGTGTCCTGCATCGGAGGCGGCCCGTGCGACGACGGCGCCGCCGAGCAGGGCACGCAGGCCGGGGACGACGGTGACGACGCCGGCGCGGGTGATGACGAGGGCGGCGACCCGGGCGGCCCGTACGACCCCGCCGTCGACGAGGGCGGCGCCAACGACGAGGACGTCCACGTCGAGGACGAGCTGCCCCTGCCCGGGGACACCGGCGGGCCGAAGTCGCAGGCCGAGCTCGACTACGAGAAGGCGCTGAAAGAGCTCCAGGACGCGCAGGCCGCCGAGAAGTCCGACGGCGACAAGGCGAAGGAAGCCGCCAAGGAGCTCGCGAAGATCCTCGCCGACGAGCTGGGGATCACCGATGCACTGGACTGCATCACCAAGGGGGACATGGGCGCCTGCACGGAGACGCTCATCAACGTCCTGCTCAGTCTCGTCGGCGGCGCGGTCGGGAAGCTGGCCGCCAAGTACGGAGCGCCGTGGAAGTGGAAGAAGGCCTATGAGCTCATCCAGAAGCTCAAGAAGCACGGCGGCGACCTCTACGACGGCCTGAAGGGCCTGATCAAGAACCGCAAGAAGGTCTCCCAGGCCGAGGACAAACTCGCCGACACCAAGAAGAAGCTCGACGCCGAGCGCCAGAAGAAACCCGACGACAAACCCACCGCCTGCCCGGTCAGCCACAGCTTTCTGCCCGGTACGCCGGTCCTGCTCGCCGACGGCCGGAGCATCCCCATCGAGGCCGTACGGGTCGGGGACCGGGTCACCGCGACCGATCCCTACACCGGAGTGTCGGCGCCCCGGCGCGTGACCGACACGATCACCACGCACAAGGACAAGCACTTCACGCAGCTGACCGTCCTGACCGGATCGGGTGCGGCCGTGCTCACCGCGACCGACACGCACCCGTTCTGGCTGCCGGGCCAGGAACGCTGGGTCGACGCGGGCGAGATACGGGCGGGCGACGAACTCCAGGACCCCGGCGGCAGGGCGCTCGCGGTGGTCGCGGTGCGGAAGTTCACCGAGCAGCGGACCACTCATGACCTGACCGTCGCGGGGACCCACACGTACTACGTGCTCGCGGGCGACGCCCCGGTCCTGGTCCACAACATCGACAAGAGCCGCTACAAGCACCTGGACCGGCCCGGGTACAGCAACTACGTTCTGGTCGACAAGAACGGCAAGGTCTACTACTCCGGTATGTTCGGCGGCAAGCAGACCCAGGCCGACGTCGAGCGGCGGCACAGCAAGAACCACAACCGGTTCAACCCCAGGAACGGCGACCGGATGATCGTGACCCCCGGCAAGCGCACCTACGGCGAGGCGCGCCTCCTGGAGCAGGAGAACGCCGACAGGTACAAGACCCACATCGGGAAAAAGGGCAAGGACTACCGGGGCAACCGACAGCATCCGCTCGACCCCAAGAAGCGCGCCGAGTACGCGGACTACCAGAAGCAGAAGAAACTCGGGGGTTGCCCATGA
- a CDS encoding DUF3592 domain-containing protein, with protein sequence MQILPGGGATLLLLLGLLFGAFAVRSALRLRRVLRLVRHGEHAEGRCAERRTVDRGPGMENRYATEYVFTFRTPDGRDIEFTDTAPGPFGFQPGAPVRVSYDPSAPSRHATVAGPGAWGPALLPAAFATGLGVFALGLLYGFVAVRGWV encoded by the coding sequence ATGCAGATCCTTCCCGGAGGCGGAGCCACGCTCCTGCTCCTCCTCGGCCTCCTCTTCGGCGCCTTCGCGGTCCGCTCCGCGCTCCGGCTGCGCCGCGTGCTCCGGCTCGTCCGCCACGGCGAGCACGCCGAAGGCCGCTGCGCCGAACGCCGCACGGTCGACCGCGGCCCGGGCATGGAGAACCGCTACGCCACCGAGTACGTCTTCACCTTCCGCACCCCCGACGGCCGCGACATCGAGTTCACGGACACCGCCCCCGGCCCCTTCGGCTTCCAGCCGGGCGCCCCGGTCCGCGTCTCCTACGACCCGTCCGCCCCGTCCCGGCACGCCACGGTCGCAGGCCCGGGCGCCTGGGGCCCGGCGCTGCTGCCGGCGGCGTTCGCGACGGGGCTGGGAGTGTTCGCGCTGGGACTGCTGTACGGGTTCGTGGCGGTGCGGGGGTGGGTGTGA
- a CDS encoding polymorphic toxin-type HINT domain-containing protein — MEYLGLALVVVAIVGALVATGIGAELTQKIAAQVECIGGGSCDDGGGEDPQAGDTGGTGGAEGDPASDGAGDTDTQKSPEQIEYEKALKELQDAQAAEKSDSDKAKEAAKELAKILADELGITDAFKCITEGDMGACTETLINILTSLIGGAVGKLAAKYGAPWKWKKAAELVKKLKKHGGDLYDGLTGLIKNRKKVADAQKKLDDAKKKWDPEKQKKPDEKKSDDKPATCPVSHSFPPGTRALVAGGLSVPIESIRIGDQVVATDPVSGLTTLRTVTRTFTTYDDKDFTRLSTGAGTVTATDTHPFWLTDEGRWADAGEIESGDTLRLLGGASLKVTSVTRFTQRQTTHDLEVGGLHSYYVGVGSAYALVHNNECEWPAGPNVKGPAAGKVLKRPHWRHTVKGAAKGEVKEKNTVILEETRAKVDEDIKAIAEGKAELLPDGNTYRVNGRTYEVKGNGTVFPKDGPGFVNLDRHEYAALQLIAKGDPGSLKQLEMNPRFKNNPAAVAKARAVWEGTYKE, encoded by the coding sequence TTGGAGTACCTGGGTCTGGCGTTGGTGGTCGTGGCGATCGTCGGTGCGTTGGTGGCGACGGGGATCGGTGCGGAGCTGACGCAGAAGATCGCGGCGCAGGTGGAGTGCATCGGCGGTGGGTCGTGTGATGACGGTGGGGGTGAGGATCCCCAGGCCGGCGACACCGGTGGCACTGGTGGCGCGGAGGGGGATCCGGCGTCGGACGGTGCGGGTGACACGGATACGCAGAAGTCACCGGAGCAGATCGAGTACGAGAAGGCGCTGAAGGAGCTTCAGGACGCCCAGGCCGCCGAGAAGTCCGACTCCGACAAGGCGAAGGAAGCCGCCAAGGAGCTGGCCAAGATCCTTGCCGATGAGCTGGGGATCACGGACGCCTTCAAGTGCATCACCGAGGGGGACATGGGGGCGTGCACGGAGACGCTCATCAACATCCTCACCAGTCTGATCGGTGGTGCGGTCGGGAAACTCGCGGCGAAGTACGGGGCGCCGTGGAAGTGGAAGAAGGCCGCCGAGCTGGTCAAGAAGCTCAAGAAGCACGGCGGGGACCTGTACGACGGCCTGACCGGGCTCATCAAGAACCGCAAGAAGGTCGCGGACGCGCAGAAGAAACTCGACGACGCGAAGAAGAAGTGGGACCCCGAGAAACAGAAGAAGCCGGACGAGAAGAAGTCCGACGACAAGCCGGCGACCTGCCCGGTCAGCCACAGCTTCCCGCCGGGCACCCGGGCCCTCGTAGCCGGTGGCCTGTCCGTCCCGATCGAGTCGATCCGCATCGGCGACCAGGTCGTCGCCACCGACCCGGTCAGCGGGCTGACGACCCTGCGCACGGTGACGCGTACTTTCACCACGTACGACGACAAGGACTTCACCCGGCTGAGTACGGGTGCGGGTACGGTCACCGCGACGGACACGCACCCCTTCTGGCTCACCGACGAGGGCCGCTGGGCCGACGCCGGCGAGATCGAGTCCGGAGACACCCTGCGCCTGCTCGGCGGCGCCTCGCTCAAGGTCACGTCCGTGACCCGCTTCACGCAGCGGCAGACCACGCACGACCTGGAAGTCGGTGGTCTCCACTCGTACTACGTGGGCGTCGGCTCGGCCTACGCGCTCGTGCACAACAACGAGTGCGAGTGGCCCGCGGGCCCCAATGTGAAGGGCCCCGCCGCCGGCAAGGTCCTCAAGCGGCCGCACTGGAGGCACACCGTCAAGGGCGCAGCGAAGGGGGAGGTGAAGGAGAAGAACACCGTCATCCTGGAGGAGACGCGCGCCAAGGTCGACGAGGACATCAAGGCCATCGCCGAGGGCAAGGCCGAACTCCTTCCGGACGGCAACACCTACCGCGTCAACGGTCGCACGTACGAGGTGAAGGGGAACGGTACGGTCTTCCCGAAGGACGGCCCCGGCTTCGTCAATCTCGACCGTCACGAGTACGCGGCGCTGCAGCTGATCGCCAAGGGGGACCCGGGTTCCCTCAAGCAGCTGGAGATGAACCCGAGGTTCAAGAACAACCCCGCGGCCGTCGCCAAGGCCAGGGCGGTCTGGGAAGGAACGTACAAAGAGTGA
- a CDS encoding DUF192 domain-containing protein, giving the protein MGIWRDGKGVLRIPGNGDAVAVELLIAASYRSRTRGLLGRDGVDGAIMLTPCNSVHTFRMRFAIDVAYLDKALRVIDVRTMRPGRLGMLRLRARHVLEAEAGAMERWGLRPGVRLAIEP; this is encoded by the coding sequence ATGGGCATCTGGCGTGACGGCAAGGGTGTGTTGAGGATCCCGGGCAACGGCGACGCGGTGGCCGTCGAGCTGCTGATAGCGGCCTCGTACCGGTCACGCACGCGCGGACTGCTCGGCCGGGACGGCGTCGACGGTGCGATCATGCTGACCCCGTGCAACAGCGTGCACACCTTCCGGATGCGCTTCGCCATCGATGTGGCCTATCTGGACAAGGCGTTGCGCGTCATCGACGTACGCACGATGAGGCCGGGCCGGCTGGGCATGCTGCGGCTGCGCGCCCGCCATGTCCTGGAGGCGGAGGCGGGCGCGATGGAGCGCTGGGGTCTGCGGCCGGGCGTGCGGCTCGCGATCGAGCCGTAG
- a CDS encoding prepilin peptidase, producing the protein MEYGYAYDVALIVIAAAWGAGAGVLVPRAAYRLSVEPDEAWRDACPAGHSISGPARGWLGPARCASCTVSAPAAAASAGGACGGPASSGPASSGPASSGPASSGPASAGADVQDPAVGMASVPYRPSLLVPAVTALVCAALAAAAGTRPEAAVWVLLVPVAVLLALVDRNVHRLPDQLTLPLAAAAAVLLGGAALVPGAAGSWPAALLGGLALGGAYFVLFLINPNGMGFGDVKLAVPLGVVLGWYGWGVLFAGAFAGFLLGAMYGLGLVLLRRAGRKSAIPFGPFMMTGALLGLLLGALAA; encoded by the coding sequence GTGGAGTACGGGTACGCGTACGACGTCGCGCTCATCGTCATCGCCGCCGCCTGGGGGGCCGGGGCGGGCGTCCTCGTGCCGCGCGCCGCGTACCGGCTGTCCGTCGAGCCGGACGAGGCGTGGCGGGACGCGTGCCCGGCCGGGCACTCGATCTCCGGGCCCGCGCGCGGCTGGCTGGGCCCGGCGCGGTGCGCGAGCTGCACGGTATCGGCTCCGGCCGCGGCGGCCTCCGCGGGAGGGGCCTGCGGCGGACCGGCCTCCTCAGGACCGGCCTCCTCAGGACCGGCCTCCTCAGGACCGGCCTCCTCAGGACCGGCCTCCGCGGGAGCGGACGTGCAGGACCCCGCCGTGGGCATGGCGTCCGTGCCGTACCGGCCGTCCCTGCTCGTCCCCGCCGTCACCGCGCTCGTCTGCGCCGCCCTCGCCGCGGCCGCCGGGACGCGGCCCGAAGCCGCCGTATGGGTGCTGCTCGTGCCCGTCGCCGTCCTGCTCGCGCTCGTCGACCGCAACGTTCACCGGCTGCCTGACCAGCTGACGCTGCCCCTCGCCGCCGCGGCCGCCGTGCTGCTCGGCGGCGCCGCGCTGGTGCCCGGGGCCGCCGGGTCCTGGCCGGCGGCGCTGCTGGGCGGGCTGGCGCTCGGGGGCGCGTACTTCGTGCTCTTCCTGATCAACCCCAACGGCATGGGCTTCGGCGATGTGAAGCTCGCGGTCCCGCTCGGTGTCGTGCTCGGCTGGTACGGCTGGGGGGTGCTCTTCGCGGGAGCCTTCGCCGGATTTCTGCTCGGGGCGATGTACGGGCTGGGGCTCGTGCTGCTGCGCAGGGCCGGGCGCAAATCGGCGATCCCGTTCGGGCCGTTCATGATGACGGGTGCGCTGCTCGGGCTGCTGCTGGGTGCGCTGGCGGCTTAG